From a region of the Listeria monocytogenes ATCC 19117 genome:
- a CDS encoding glycoside hydrolase family 1 protein, with amino-acid sequence MSNTKFPDGFMWGGATAANQFEGGYNLGGKGLACADLFTGGTHTEPRRITAQLEESTFYPSHEAVDFYHHYKEDIKLMAEAGFKVFRMSINWTRIFPTGKEAEPNEEGLQFYEDVFKELKKYQIEPLVTIAHFDIPLALTNEVNGWASRDLIDYYLHYCEVIFKRYKHLVKHWLTFNEINTATMEIGNYLSLGIRHAEGDFLHQKDDPTVRYQALHHQFVASAKAVKLGHSINPEFMIGCMIAYMPRYPRTCEPTDVLLAKQTEAMHSHFCGDVHVKGYYPFYAKTFFKDNGIELEFDPEDEQVLREGTVDFYTFSYYLTLCASNDPAYKNSGKSVIGGAENPYLKTNDWGMQTDPVGLRIALNDLYTRYNIPLMVVENGLGAFDKLEDDGTINDPYRIDYFKEHILQMHKAIQDGVDLIGFTIWGCIDLVSASTGEMAKRYGIIYVDKYDDGTGDYSRKKKASYYWYKDVISSNGEIGLRE; translated from the coding sequence ATGAGTAATACGAAGTTTCCAGATGGCTTTATGTGGGGCGGGGCGACCGCGGCTAACCAGTTTGAAGGTGGTTATAATTTAGGCGGAAAAGGGCTTGCCTGTGCGGATTTATTCACTGGTGGAACGCATACAGAGCCAAGAAGAATTACCGCACAATTAGAAGAATCCACTTTTTATCCAAGTCATGAAGCAGTGGACTTTTATCATCATTATAAAGAGGATATTAAGTTAATGGCAGAAGCTGGATTTAAAGTGTTCCGGATGTCCATAAACTGGACTCGTATTTTCCCGACAGGAAAGGAAGCAGAGCCTAACGAGGAAGGATTACAGTTTTATGAAGATGTTTTTAAGGAGCTGAAAAAATATCAGATTGAACCGTTAGTGACGATTGCTCATTTTGATATTCCGCTAGCATTAACGAATGAGGTGAACGGCTGGGCGTCGCGTGATTTGATTGATTACTATCTTCATTATTGTGAAGTGATTTTTAAACGCTATAAACATTTAGTAAAACACTGGTTGACGTTCAATGAAATAAATACTGCAACAATGGAAATTGGGAATTATTTATCGCTTGGCATTCGTCATGCGGAGGGAGATTTCCTTCATCAAAAAGATGACCCAACAGTGAGATATCAAGCCCTTCATCATCAATTTGTTGCTAGTGCAAAAGCGGTAAAACTAGGCCATAGCATCAACCCAGAATTCATGATTGGCTGCATGATTGCTTATATGCCACGCTACCCGCGTACTTGCGAACCAACTGATGTCTTGTTGGCTAAGCAAACGGAAGCAATGCACAGCCATTTCTGCGGCGACGTTCATGTCAAAGGGTATTATCCTTTTTATGCAAAAACATTCTTTAAAGATAATGGTATTGAGCTTGAATTTGACCCAGAAGATGAACAAGTTTTGCGAGAAGGCACGGTTGATTTTTATACTTTTAGCTATTATTTAACGCTTTGTGCATCCAACGATCCTGCCTATAAAAATTCGGGAAAAAGTGTTATTGGAGGGGCTGAAAATCCTTATTTAAAAACAAATGATTGGGGAATGCAGACAGATCCTGTAGGGCTTCGGATTGCACTGAATGATTTATATACTCGCTATAATATTCCGCTTATGGTAGTTGAAAATGGTTTAGGAGCCTTTGATAAATTGGAAGACGATGGGACGATTAATGATCCGTATCGAATTGATTATTTCAAAGAACATATTCTTCAAATGCATAAAGCAATTCAAGATGGTGTAGATTTGATTGGATTTACTATTTGGGGTTGTATTGACCTAGTGAGCGCATCTACAGGGGAAATGGCCAAACGTTATGGTATTATTTATGTGGATAAATACGATGATGGAACCGGTGATTATTCGCGTAAAAAGAAAGCATCCTATTATTGGTATAAAGATGTGATTAGTTCAAATGGTGAAATTGGATTGAGAGAGTAA
- a CDS encoding beta-glucoside-specific PTS transporter subunit IIABC, translated as MDYNQLAKEILQAVGGKNNVNEVYHCITRLRFQLKDQSKVNEKQLKDLDKVMGTNVAGNQFQVIIGNDVPKVFDALVTENPAWKNKETTNKTTRQKGIKGFFSNIFDALSGVFAPILPAIAGAGLIKGFMALFVSLGWLATDTETYRILLAIGDGVFYFLPILVAVSAARYFKANMFVALGIGAALLYPDLTALLSAGTTPHFIGLPVTPVTYAYSVIPILLAIWIMSYVEKWVDRIIPTSLKLLFVPLITMFIVVPLTLVVIGPLGTFVGDGVSGGINWLLNNGGVIGGILIGGAMAIIVMTGMHYAIVPFVISNLAKYGYDKFLPLTYISNMSQAGATFGVFFRAKDKKLKSLAFSTGLTALMGVTEPAMYGINVVYKRPFMASLIGGAAGGGFAMMFGVKAYVLTGNGGIPGLPGLVGDTFVYALIAMALAFIVALIFSYIFGIDEQMVEATPVAEKIAAGTEILQAPVTGELVKMSQVNDTTFADEIMGKSIAIKPNEGKLYAPANGTIISLFKTKHAIAMQSDNGAEILLHVGIDTVKLDGNYFTAHVATGDVVEQGDLLVTFDMEKIAEKYDTTTMMVITNTNEYALVEAKDSGTVTKGNQVMELRSEQNE; from the coding sequence ATGGACTACAATCAATTAGCAAAAGAAATTTTACAGGCAGTCGGTGGGAAAAATAATGTGAATGAAGTTTATCATTGCATTACCAGACTACGGTTTCAATTAAAAGATCAATCGAAAGTAAATGAAAAACAATTAAAAGATTTGGATAAAGTGATGGGGACGAATGTTGCGGGGAATCAATTCCAAGTAATTATCGGAAATGACGTGCCTAAAGTGTTTGACGCATTAGTGACAGAAAATCCTGCTTGGAAAAACAAAGAAACGACAAATAAAACGACACGGCAAAAAGGAATAAAAGGATTTTTCTCGAATATCTTTGATGCACTTTCGGGCGTGTTTGCACCAATTCTTCCTGCGATTGCGGGAGCAGGTTTAATCAAAGGTTTCATGGCATTATTTGTTTCACTTGGTTGGTTAGCAACAGATACAGAAACTTACCGTATCTTGTTAGCTATCGGTGACGGGGTATTTTACTTCTTGCCAATTTTAGTTGCTGTAAGTGCCGCGCGTTACTTTAAAGCGAATATGTTTGTCGCGCTTGGAATTGGAGCGGCGCTACTTTATCCGGATTTAACGGCTTTACTTAGTGCGGGGACAACGCCACACTTTATTGGGTTACCAGTAACTCCAGTGACGTATGCTTACTCTGTTATTCCGATTTTACTTGCAATTTGGATTATGTCTTATGTGGAAAAATGGGTGGACCGGATTATTCCAACCTCGTTAAAACTGTTGTTTGTCCCATTAATTACAATGTTTATTGTTGTTCCTTTGACGCTTGTTGTTATTGGGCCACTAGGTACATTTGTTGGAGACGGTGTATCTGGCGGAATTAACTGGTTATTAAATAATGGTGGAGTTATTGGCGGTATCTTGATTGGTGGTGCCATGGCCATTATCGTTATGACTGGTATGCACTATGCAATTGTTCCATTTGTTATTAGTAATTTAGCAAAATATGGTTATGATAAATTTTTACCGTTAACTTATATTTCCAATATGAGCCAAGCGGGAGCGACTTTCGGTGTATTTTTCCGGGCAAAAGATAAAAAACTGAAATCATTAGCATTTTCAACTGGTTTAACTGCATTAATGGGTGTCACGGAACCGGCAATGTACGGGATAAATGTGGTATATAAACGTCCTTTCATGGCGTCGTTAATTGGTGGGGCTGCTGGTGGTGGCTTTGCAATGATGTTTGGTGTAAAAGCGTATGTCTTAACTGGTAACGGTGGTATTCCTGGACTTCCAGGTCTTGTCGGAGATACTTTTGTTTATGCATTAATTGCGATGGCCTTAGCATTTATCGTGGCTTTAATTTTCTCTTATATTTTCGGTATTGATGAGCAAATGGTAGAAGCAACTCCTGTAGCAGAAAAAATAGCAGCTGGGACAGAAATTTTGCAAGCTCCAGTTACTGGTGAATTAGTAAAAATGAGCCAAGTAAATGATACTACTTTTGCAGATGAAATTATGGGTAAAAGTATTGCGATTAAGCCAAATGAAGGTAAACTTTATGCTCCAGCTAACGGCACAATCATTTCGCTTTTCAAAACAAAACATGCGATTGCTATGCAGTCAGATAATGGCGCTGAAATATTATTACATGTAGGCATTGATACAGTGAAGCTTGATGGTAATTACTTCACGGCACATGTTGCGACGGGTGATGTAGTGGAACAAGGAGATTTATTAGTAACGTTTGATATGGAAAAAATTGCAGAAAAATATGATACAACAACGATGATGGTAATTACAAATACTAATGAATATGCTTTGGTAGAAGCTAAGGATAGTGGAACGGTAACGAAAGGGAATCAAGTAATGGAATTAAGGAGTGAGCAAAATGAGTAA
- the licT gene encoding BglG family transcription antiterminator LicT, which translates to MRIERILNNNIVSAIDEDAQELLILGKGLGFNSKVGDPINESKIEKVFELKDDTMDKFKMIVNEIPIQFLEVTDDIVKLFKMKTTKDISDVIYISLSDHLYFATQRLQENVVIENPLSWEVKRFYQEEYAVAKEAAKMVESKLEIELPDAEISNIALHFVNAEVDSDMNDVTHIMQLIQEIISIIKYHFNIEFDEESTNYYRFMTHLKFFCQRVIIGETIDEMDEFLYQTVKKSRGAIFECIDKIGVFLEKNYQFTMSHSEQFYLALHIERLLKRKNN; encoded by the coding sequence TTGAGAATTGAGAGGATTTTAAATAATAATATTGTAAGTGCGATTGACGAGGATGCGCAGGAATTGCTGATTTTGGGAAAGGGGCTTGGCTTTAATTCTAAAGTTGGCGATCCAATTAATGAATCGAAAATCGAAAAAGTTTTTGAGTTGAAAGATGACACAATGGATAAGTTTAAAATGATTGTAAATGAAATTCCAATACAATTTTTAGAAGTAACTGACGATATTGTGAAGCTTTTCAAAATGAAAACGACGAAAGATATTAGTGATGTCATCTATATTTCTCTTTCGGATCATCTGTACTTTGCCACGCAACGTTTGCAAGAAAACGTGGTTATCGAAAATCCGCTCTCGTGGGAAGTGAAACGCTTTTATCAGGAAGAATACGCAGTGGCCAAAGAGGCTGCGAAAATGGTGGAAAGTAAGCTTGAAATAGAGCTTCCTGATGCAGAAATTTCTAATATAGCGCTACATTTTGTTAATGCGGAAGTAGATAGTGATATGAACGACGTCACACACATTATGCAGTTAATTCAAGAAATTATTTCTATTATTAAATATCATTTTAACATTGAATTTGATGAAGAAAGTACGAATTATTATCGTTTTATGACCCATCTGAAGTTTTTCTGTCAACGCGTAATTATTGGCGAGACAATTGACGAAATGGATGAATTTCTTTATCAAACAGTGAAGAAAAGTAGAGGCGCTATTTTCGAATGTATTGATAAAATTGGTGTGTTTTTGGAAAAGAATTATCAATTTACGATGAGTCATTCGGAACAGTTTTATCTGGCGCTTCATATTGAACGGCTTTTAAAAAGAAAAAATAACTAA
- a CDS encoding bacteriocin-like WGxF protein (Built to rescue LMOF2365_14255 during structural annotation change regression.): MKIIGISLVNSLLILLVVLIHKIFFRVLLLGYENLVIYWGSFVLIYFILNLITNKILLPRGGIIENS, translated from the coding sequence ATGAAAATTATCGGTATTTCTTTAGTAAATAGTCTTTTAATACTCTTAGTGGTGCTTATTCATAAAATTTTCTTTAGGGTATTATTGCTTGGATATGAAAACTTGGTTATCTATTGGGGCTCCTTTGTTTTAATCTATTTCATTTTAAATTTAATTACAAATAAGATACTGTTACCTAGGGGAGGAATAATCGAAAATAGTTAA
- a CDS encoding ATP-binding cassette domain-containing protein, translated as MIELVNVSKKIQDKLILEKVSLSIGAGEFIAVVGESGSGKTTLLNVIGHLDSKDSGQVIINEMEYQPKKEVMTLKKEVLGFIFQNYLLMENETVLENLSITGGKNRKLMIEHLEEVGMDESYLAKKVYQLSGGEKQRIAIVRILLKPFQLLLADEPTGNLDDKNKHKIIELFLALKKQGKTIICVTHDPEISAKADRIIYIEGGEIR; from the coding sequence ATGATTGAATTAGTTAATGTCAGTAAAAAGATACAAGATAAATTGATTTTGGAAAAAGTCTCTCTTTCTATTGGAGCTGGTGAATTTATTGCAGTCGTCGGCGAGAGTGGTAGTGGGAAGACCACGCTGCTGAATGTTATCGGACACCTAGATTCAAAAGATAGTGGGCAAGTTATTATTAACGAGATGGAATATCAGCCGAAAAAAGAGGTTATGACTCTAAAAAAAGAGGTGTTAGGTTTTATATTCCAAAATTATCTATTGATGGAAAATGAAACAGTGTTAGAAAACTTATCCATTACAGGTGGAAAAAATCGCAAGCTGATGATAGAGCATTTAGAAGAAGTAGGAATGGATGAAAGCTATTTAGCAAAAAAAGTATACCAATTAAGCGGTGGAGAAAAACAACGGATTGCTATTGTGCGCATTTTACTCAAACCATTTCAGTTATTACTTGCGGACGAACCAACAGGCAACTTGGATGATAAAAACAAACACAAAATCATTGAATTATTTTTAGCGTTGAAAAAACAAGGTAAAACAATCATTTGTGTCACACATGACCCAGAAATATCTGCAAAAGCAGATCGAATCATTTACATTGAAGGAGGCGAAATAAGATGA